From a single Adhaeribacter swui genomic region:
- the hemA gene encoding glutamyl-tRNA reductase has protein sequence MPNQFRAISLSYKNAPIAIREMVALNEMACKNLLQKIKEYTPVSEALVLSTCNRTEVYYTADQEVAQDIIKLLAIEKGFIAAKEIEPYFTRLPEPDQAIQHLFHVALGLESQVIGDFQILNQVKNAYQWSADAEMAGPFLHRLLHTIFFTNKRVTNETTFRDGAASVAYATVELVEEITQFIKNPRVLLIGLGEMGANVCLNFKKSKINNLVIANRTPQKAIELAERTQFEAVAWEDLPAAISTADVVISSVPGDCFYISQKEVGSLGPIRHKYFVDLSMPRSVDDTIATIPGVEVYNIDTINNRATEALTKRLAAIPQVQAMVAEAQQEFKNWRRETAISPAIQQFKNQLEQIRQQEVARYVKKLNSDEQQLVEAITQNILNKIVKLPVLELKAACQRGESDALLSGLTALFGLEKQEA, from the coding sequence ATGCCAAACCAGTTTCGAGCCATTTCTTTATCCTACAAAAATGCACCCATTGCCATCCGGGAGATGGTGGCTTTAAACGAGATGGCTTGTAAAAATCTACTGCAGAAAATAAAAGAATACACACCGGTTTCCGAAGCCTTGGTGCTTTCTACCTGCAACCGCACGGAGGTGTATTATACGGCCGATCAGGAGGTAGCCCAGGATATTATTAAACTGCTCGCCATCGAGAAAGGATTTATTGCCGCCAAAGAAATCGAGCCTTATTTTACCCGGTTACCAGAACCAGACCAAGCCATACAGCACTTGTTTCACGTAGCTTTAGGCTTAGAATCGCAGGTAATCGGCGATTTCCAGATTTTAAACCAGGTAAAAAATGCGTATCAATGGTCCGCCGACGCCGAAATGGCTGGTCCATTTTTGCACCGCTTGCTGCACACCATTTTCTTCACGAATAAACGAGTAACCAACGAAACAACTTTTCGCGATGGAGCAGCTTCGGTAGCGTACGCTACCGTGGAATTGGTAGAAGAAATTACCCAGTTTATCAAAAATCCGCGGGTACTTCTGATTGGGCTCGGCGAAATGGGAGCCAATGTGTGCCTCAATTTTAAAAAATCTAAAATCAATAACCTGGTGATCGCCAACCGCACGCCACAAAAGGCCATAGAACTAGCCGAGCGCACCCAGTTTGAGGCAGTTGCCTGGGAAGACCTACCTGCGGCCATATCAACTGCCGATGTAGTTATCTCCTCGGTGCCGGGCGATTGTTTTTACATCAGCCAAAAAGAGGTGGGCAGCCTGGGTCCCATCCGGCACAAGTATTTCGTCGATTTATCAATGCCACGTAGCGTAGATGATACGATAGCTACTATACCGGGCGTAGAAGTTTATAATATTGATACGATTAATAACCGGGCTACCGAGGCTTTAACCAAACGACTGGCAGCTATCCCCCAAGTACAAGCTATGGTGGCCGAAGCCCAGCAGGAATTTAAAAACTGGCGGCGCGAAACCGCTATTTCTCCCGCTATTCAGCAGTTTAAAAACCAACTAGAGCAAATCCGGCAGCAGGAAGTCGCGCGGTATGTAAAAAAACTGAATTCCGATGAACAGCAACTTGTGGAGGCTATTACTCAGAATATTCTGAATAAGATTGTAAAACTGCCGGTTCTGGAATTAAAAGCAGCCTGTCAGCGGGGAGAATCCGATGCTTTACTTTCGGGTTTGACGGCGTTGTTTGGTTTGGAGAAGCAAGAAGCGTAG
- a CDS encoding response regulator — MKKILLIEDNPEIRENIAEILALADYEVVQAEHGKAGVVLAQTEKPDLIICDIMMPQLDGYGVLHLLSKNPATSGIPFIFLTAKSEKEDFRKGMNLGADDYLIKPFDDLELLDAVEMRLKKNSIVKAEFQKNAEGLQDFIQEAKGLQELNNLIANERKLTHYQKKQQLFTEGQYPQALYFLNKGKIKTYKTNEEGREYITNLYKEGDFIGYLDLLEDKTYRESAEALEDAEVCLIHKEEFFSLLYHNRDVANKFIKILSDNLADREERLLKLAYNSVRKRVAEALLLVEKQYQKDKGKNYQVTMSREDLANIVGASKETVIRTLSDFKDEKLIDINGGKITIVNSDKLARMRN; from the coding sequence ATGAAGAAAATTTTACTGATAGAAGACAATCCGGAGATCCGGGAAAACATAGCCGAAATTTTAGCGCTGGCCGATTATGAAGTAGTACAAGCCGAGCACGGCAAGGCCGGCGTAGTGCTGGCCCAAACCGAAAAACCCGATTTAATTATTTGCGATATCATGATGCCGCAACTGGATGGCTACGGCGTACTGCACCTGTTAAGTAAAAACCCGGCCACCTCGGGCATTCCGTTTATATTTTTAACGGCCAAATCCGAGAAAGAAGATTTCCGGAAAGGCATGAATTTAGGCGCCGATGATTACTTAATCAAACCTTTCGACGATTTAGAGCTGCTGGACGCCGTGGAAATGCGCCTGAAAAAGAATAGCATTGTAAAAGCCGAATTCCAGAAAAACGCTGAAGGCTTGCAGGATTTTATTCAGGAAGCAAAAGGTTTGCAGGAGCTCAATAACTTAATCGCCAACGAGCGCAAGCTTACCCATTACCAGAAAAAACAGCAATTGTTTACTGAAGGCCAGTACCCGCAGGCTTTGTATTTTTTAAATAAAGGTAAAATAAAGACCTACAAAACCAACGAAGAAGGCCGCGAGTACATCACCAACCTGTACAAAGAAGGCGATTTTATCGGTTACCTGGATTTACTCGAAGATAAAACCTACCGCGAATCGGCAGAGGCCCTGGAAGATGCGGAGGTTTGTTTGATTCACAAAGAAGAGTTTTTTTCGTTGTTGTACCACAACCGCGATGTAGCGAATAAATTCATAAAAATTTTATCGGATAACCTGGCCGACCGCGAAGAACGTTTACTGAAGCTGGCCTATAACTCCGTGCGCAAGCGGGTAGCCGAAGCCTTATTGCTGGTCGAGAAACAATACCAAAAAGACAAAGGCAAAAACTACCAGGTAACCATGTCGCGCGAAGATCTGGCCAATATTGTGGGTGCCTCCAAAGAAACCGTGATCCGCACCTTGTCGGATTTTAAAGACGAAAAACTGATTGACATTAACGGCGGCAAAATTACCATTGTAAACTCCGATAAGCTGGCCCGCATGCGTAATTAA
- a CDS encoding hybrid sensor histidine kinase/response regulator, which translates to MSEKIKILLVDDDEDDFIITQDIINDIPGNPYHLDWTASFTEALTLIQEQKHQVYLVDYRLGAHDGLELIAMAIQSGSLAPFILLTGQSNRETDEKAMHIGASDYLVKGTFTPFDLERSVRYSLEHAKNLAEIQKLNTELEQRVMVRTQELAEAVIKLEETNKSLFEAQQEIKKALQKEKELNELKSRFVTIASHEFRTPLSTVLSSASLIGKYKLTEDDEKRQKHVNRIKSAVSNLTGILNDFLSLSRIEEGKIYNVPTSFALEPFAAGIVEEMQGYLKVGQQIHFQHQGQPDQVTLDKQLLKNILLNLLSNASKYSAEGKNIYLTTTITPETIILRVQDEGIGIPEADQTHLFTPFFRAQNATNYEGTGLGLNIVKRYVDIMQGTLTYESILQVGTTFTVQFGRNTTR; encoded by the coding sequence ATGTCTGAAAAAATAAAAATATTACTGGTAGACGACGATGAAGACGACTTTATCATCACCCAGGATATCATAAACGATATTCCCGGCAACCCCTACCACCTCGACTGGACCGCTTCTTTTACTGAAGCGTTAACGTTGATTCAAGAGCAAAAACACCAAGTATATCTAGTAGACTACCGCCTCGGAGCCCACGACGGATTAGAGTTAATTGCCATGGCGATACAAAGCGGGAGTCTGGCTCCATTTATTTTACTAACTGGCCAGAGCAACCGCGAAACCGACGAAAAAGCCATGCACATTGGCGCTTCGGATTATCTGGTAAAAGGCACCTTCACTCCTTTCGACCTGGAACGCTCCGTACGGTACAGCCTGGAGCACGCTAAAAATTTGGCCGAAATTCAAAAGCTAAATACCGAACTAGAGCAACGGGTAATGGTGCGCACCCAGGAACTGGCCGAGGCCGTGATCAAACTGGAAGAAACCAACAAAAGCTTATTTGAGGCCCAGCAGGAAATTAAAAAAGCGCTGCAAAAAGAAAAAGAACTCAACGAACTCAAATCCCGGTTCGTTACCATTGCCTCCCACGAGTTCCGCACGCCACTGAGTACCGTGTTATCATCGGCCTCGCTGATTGGTAAATACAAACTTACCGAAGACGATGAGAAACGCCAGAAACACGTGAACCGGATCAAATCAGCGGTCAGTAATTTAACGGGTATTTTAAACGATTTCCTGTCGCTGAGCCGCATCGAAGAAGGCAAGATTTACAACGTACCTACCAGTTTTGCTTTAGAGCCTTTTGCCGCCGGCATTGTAGAAGAAATGCAAGGATACCTGAAGGTGGGCCAGCAAATCCACTTTCAGCACCAGGGCCAGCCCGACCAGGTAACGCTGGACAAGCAATTACTCAAAAACATATTGCTCAACCTGCTCTCCAACGCCAGCAAATATTCCGCCGAAGGCAAAAACATTTATTTAACTACCACTATAACTCCGGAAACTATTATTTTGCGGGTGCAGGACGAAGGCATTGGTATTCCGGAAGCAGATCAAACGCATTTATTTACGCCGTTTTTCCGGGCGCAGAACGCTACCAATTACGAGGGTACCGGTTTAGGGTTGAATATCGTAAAACGCTACGTAGACATCATGCAAGGCACTTTGACCTACGAAAGTATTTTGCAAGTGGGCACCACATTTACCGTTCAATTTGGGAGAAACACAACACGATGA
- a CDS encoding group III truncated hemoglobin gives MKTLKNDIVTTQDINELVEAFYQKIKAQPYLCALFDQLSPRDWTQHLFQMKNFWNSVLLKSASFTGHPLILHAFLPAEQAQVKEWIYLFHETVEEHFTGPTANVAQSLADKIRRIFTYTAPEL, from the coding sequence ATGAAAACTTTAAAAAACGATATAGTTACCACCCAAGATATTAACGAACTGGTAGAAGCCTTTTATCAGAAAATAAAAGCTCAGCCTTATTTGTGCGCTTTGTTCGATCAGCTAAGTCCTAGAGATTGGACCCAACACCTTTTTCAGATGAAAAACTTCTGGAATTCGGTGTTGCTCAAATCTGCTTCTTTTACCGGGCACCCGCTTATTTTGCACGCCTTTTTACCCGCCGAGCAAGCGCAGGTAAAAGAATGGATTTACCTGTTTCACGAAACCGTAGAAGAACATTTTACCGGACCTACCGCCAATGTAGCGCAATCCTTGGCCGATAAAATCCGGCGGATTTTTACCTATACCGCGCCCGAATTGTAG
- a CDS encoding group III truncated hemoglobin, with the protein MQKALVDITTEDDIKTLVDRFYEKVNQDAMLSPIFNDFAKVDWEKHLPKMYQFWSSILLGTFTYAGQPFPKHAFLPVNPTHFAQWLHLFYQTVNENFSGPIADEAKIRAANIARIFSNKIEIIQGRQPAIPTVKSQED; encoded by the coding sequence ATGCAAAAAGCTTTAGTTGATATTACTACCGAGGACGATATTAAAACCCTCGTCGATCGCTTTTACGAAAAGGTAAACCAGGATGCTATGCTGTCGCCTATCTTTAACGATTTTGCAAAAGTTGACTGGGAAAAACATTTACCCAAAATGTACCAGTTTTGGAGTTCTATTTTGTTAGGCACCTTTACCTACGCCGGACAACCTTTTCCGAAGCACGCTTTTTTGCCGGTAAACCCCACGCATTTTGCCCAGTGGCTGCACTTGTTTTACCAAACCGTAAACGAGAACTTCAGTGGCCCTATCGCCGACGAGGCCAAAATACGCGCCGCCAACATCGCCCGTATTTTCTCCAACAAAATCGAAATCATCCAAGGCCGTCAACCCGCCATCCCCACTGTTAAAAGCCAGGAAGATTAA